One stretch of Chryseobacterium fluminis DNA includes these proteins:
- a CDS encoding glycosyltransferase family 2 protein, with amino-acid sequence MDISICITTYKHEKYIVESLESIFAQKFSGTYEIIVCNDNSPDNTENIINTIIRTHPKGSAIKYFKNVPNLGYVKNTLFSFSKASGKYIAILDGDDLWIDASKLQKQFDFLEGHPDFSAIGTDSKVVYEDTPAPSHSFSDHAGDALTKDDLTDLKICQTSTFFFRKSILKDDFPTDIISADRCLYLLAGCYGKIKILPDQMSIYRQFGASISKNVTSETMKKDFAIISFIKKYNAEYKTLKLKTYFYFTLMSYSNSISKFEFFKASAGYLFYNILSKFSFNPTKLYLAIKWSRHTIKQKYKIKQENNSFI; translated from the coding sequence ATGGACATCAGTATTTGCATTACCACCTATAAACACGAAAAATATATCGTAGAATCTCTTGAGAGTATTTTCGCTCAGAAATTTTCAGGAACCTATGAAATTATTGTCTGCAATGACAATTCTCCTGATAATACCGAAAATATAATCAATACTATTATCCGTACACATCCCAAAGGTAGTGCGATTAAATATTTTAAGAACGTCCCGAATCTGGGATATGTGAAAAATACCCTTTTCTCTTTTTCAAAAGCCTCAGGAAAATATATTGCAATATTAGACGGTGATGATCTGTGGATAGATGCTTCAAAACTTCAAAAACAGTTTGACTTCCTAGAAGGCCATCCGGATTTTTCAGCAATAGGAACGGACTCTAAAGTTGTTTATGAAGATACTCCGGCGCCAAGTCACAGCTTCTCTGACCATGCCGGCGATGCGCTGACAAAAGACGATTTAACGGATCTTAAAATATGTCAGACCTCTACATTCTTTTTTAGAAAAAGCATTTTAAAAGATGATTTTCCTACCGATATTATCTCGGCAGACAGATGCCTTTATTTACTGGCAGGATGCTATGGAAAAATAAAGATTCTGCCCGACCAAATGAGTATTTACAGGCAGTTTGGAGCTAGTATTTCAAAAAATGTCACTTCAGAAACCATGAAAAAAGACTTCGCCATCATTTCTTTTATAAAAAAATATAATGCAGAATATAAAACTTTAAAACTAAAAACTTATTTTTATTTCACACTAATGTCTTATTCAAATTCTATTTCAAAATTTGAATTTTTTAAGGCAAGTGCCGGTTATCTGTTTTATAATATTTTATCTAAATTCTCTTTTAACCCTACGAAGTTATATTTAGCTATAAAATGGAGCAGGCATACTATAAAGCAGAAATACAAAATCAAACAAGAAAATAACAGCTTTATATAA
- a CDS encoding glycosyltransferase family 2 protein → MLDVSVIIPVYNAGPFLEKAVRSAIQFEEVREVILVEDKSTDHSLEICRKLALEYHKVVLYQHPDKENHGAGATRNLGIEKATGNFITFLDADDYYLPNRFDAEKEIFNDPKIEGVFGAIGIEYLTEKGKQEYQSKFKDAPLTTVNYHAEGEEVFRGLMSLTPKTFGTFFHLNALTIRKSAVNKNNLRFNVNLRVHQDSDFNIKLAYHCYLKSGIIDQPVAVRGIHDDNRITKIIQYSPQYNQRQYLYWKSLYDWAKAAHIPAEYKNRIYLSYTSFNLSLKKGLTKYCGIIWEAIKNPEILKTKYRFNYYR, encoded by the coding sequence ATGCTTGATGTTTCTGTTATCATCCCGGTCTACAATGCGGGCCCGTTTTTAGAAAAAGCGGTACGTTCTGCAATTCAGTTTGAAGAGGTAAGGGAGGTCATCTTAGTTGAAGATAAATCAACCGATCATTCACTGGAAATATGCAGGAAATTGGCGCTTGAATATCATAAGGTGGTCCTGTACCAGCATCCTGACAAAGAAAATCACGGAGCCGGGGCCACAAGAAATTTAGGAATTGAAAAGGCAACCGGAAATTTTATCACCTTTCTGGATGCGGATGATTATTATCTTCCCAACCGTTTTGATGCCGAGAAAGAAATCTTTAACGATCCCAAAATAGAAGGCGTTTTCGGAGCTATCGGCATTGAATACCTTACCGAAAAAGGTAAACAGGAGTACCAGTCGAAATTTAAAGATGCCCCGCTCACGACGGTAAACTACCATGCAGAAGGCGAGGAAGTATTCCGGGGCTTAATGAGTCTGACGCCTAAGACATTCGGCACTTTTTTTCATCTTAATGCATTAACGATCAGAAAATCGGCAGTCAACAAAAACAACCTGAGGTTTAATGTTAATCTTCGTGTACATCAGGATTCGGATTTCAATATTAAACTGGCGTATCACTGTTACCTGAAATCAGGAATTATCGATCAGCCGGTTGCGGTAAGAGGCATTCATGATGATAACCGGATTACAAAAATCATACAGTATTCCCCACAATATAACCAGAGACAGTATCTGTACTGGAAGTCCCTGTATGACTGGGCAAAGGCGGCTCATATTCCTGCTGAATATAAAAACAGAATCTATCTGAGTTATACCTCTTTTAATCTTTCTTTAAAAAAAGGACTGACTAAGTATTGCGGTATTATATGGGAAGCTATAAAAAACCCAGAGATTCTGAAAACAAAATATAGATTTAACTATTACAGATAA
- a CDS encoding NAD-dependent epimerase/dehydratase family protein — protein MIIGTGLIAHALKDIDSGAMLYFASGVSNSLETRSSEFEREFSLLKKSVEENKARKLVYFSTLSILDQSKQNSHYVLHKKEMEDYIKKHLESYLILRIGNIVGNGGNPNTLFNFLKNQITEDREFTLHNKARRLLIDIDDISRFLESACAQLHNQTINFAFPYYYNLKEIIRILEQQMGRTAKYNETDEGDFYKVDFDEKTENFFTGTDPQEYLQVLAQKYIQKHQNG, from the coding sequence ATGATTATAGGAACAGGACTTATTGCCCATGCGTTGAAAGATATCGACTCCGGAGCGATGCTGTATTTCGCTTCAGGAGTTTCAAATTCCCTCGAAACCAGAAGTTCGGAATTTGAAAGAGAATTTTCTCTTTTAAAAAAATCTGTGGAAGAAAACAAAGCCAGAAAGCTGGTTTATTTTTCTACACTCAGTATTCTGGACCAGTCGAAGCAAAACAGCCATTATGTTCTCCATAAAAAAGAGATGGAAGATTATATCAAAAAACATCTTGAATCTTATCTTATTCTGCGGATAGGAAATATTGTAGGAAACGGCGGAAATCCCAACACGCTTTTCAACTTCCTTAAAAACCAGATTACAGAAGACCGTGAATTCACCCTGCACAATAAAGCACGAAGACTCCTGATTGACATCGATGATATTTCCCGTTTTTTAGAGTCCGCCTGTGCACAGCTGCACAATCAGACCATCAATTTTGCCTTTCCTTATTATTATAACCTGAAAGAAATCATCAGGATTCTCGAACAGCAGATGGGGAGAACGGCAAAATACAATGAAACGGATGAGGGAGACTTCTACAAAGTAGATTTTGATGAAAAAACCGAAAATTTCTTTACGGGAACAGATCCGCAGGAATATTTACAGGTCTTGGCACAGAAATATATTCAAAAACACCAGAATGGCTAA
- a CDS encoding glycosyltransferase family 2 protein: MMKISIVVPVYNAEKFVTQAVESALYFDEVYEVILIEDQSPDNALEVCRRLALTYDRVKLFQHPDQGNHGASASRNLGIKKATGDFIAFLDADDYYLPNRFDAEKELFKDPGVDGVYGALGVHYYSEKAREQYYSVFRDDLTTVYKKHPPKDVFPGQLYMLGSFGLFSIDTLTLRRDSLEKKINILFKSHLKMHEDTEFLLRLSYYLDLYPGSIDKPIAVRGVHEDNRITKVETGQLKQTVSREILWNEVNSWAQSEDTIPQNIKTHIKRMQRSFKIANAPKHKKWGMIIKYLILDYTGIRSGLYNINFRKTLL, from the coding sequence ATGATGAAGATTTCCATAGTGGTCCCTGTGTATAATGCAGAAAAATTTGTTACCCAGGCGGTAGAGTCCGCACTGTACTTTGATGAAGTGTACGAAGTTATTTTAATTGAAGATCAATCGCCGGATAATGCTCTTGAAGTCTGCCGCCGGCTGGCATTAACCTATGACAGGGTAAAATTGTTTCAGCATCCTGACCAGGGAAATCATGGAGCATCAGCCAGCCGGAATCTCGGAATAAAAAAAGCAACAGGTGATTTTATTGCTTTTCTGGATGCGGACGACTATTACCTGCCGAATCGTTTCGATGCCGAGAAAGAACTTTTCAAAGATCCCGGAGTAGACGGAGTGTACGGTGCTCTCGGAGTACACTACTATTCGGAAAAGGCCAGAGAACAGTATTATTCTGTCTTCCGGGATGATCTTACTACCGTTTATAAGAAACATCCGCCCAAAGATGTATTCCCGGGCCAGCTTTATATGCTCGGAAGTTTCGGTTTATTCAGTATCGACACCTTAACGCTACGACGGGATTCCCTGGAAAAGAAAATAAATATATTATTCAAATCGCATCTGAAAATGCATGAAGATACAGAATTCTTACTGCGTCTTTCTTATTATCTCGATCTTTATCCCGGCAGTATAGATAAGCCCATTGCGGTTCGCGGAGTACATGAGGATAACAGGATTACCAAAGTCGAGACCGGACAATTAAAACAGACAGTGTCCAGAGAAATACTTTGGAATGAAGTAAACAGTTGGGCGCAGAGCGAGGACACTATACCGCAAAATATAAAAACCCATATCAAAAGAATGCAGCGGAGTTTTAAGATTGCCAATGCCCCGAAACATAAGAAATGGGGAATGATTATAAAATATTTAATTCTTGATTATACCGGTATACGATCAGGATTATATAATATTAATTTCAGAAAAACACTATTATAA
- a CDS encoding MBOAT family O-acyltransferase, producing MLFNSIGFLIFLPIVFFLYWFVFNKKYQHQNVLILVASFYFYACWDWRFLFLLLFSIGLDYFSGLQIEKSKTKKEATFWLALSIIINLGFLGFFKYYNFFIESFADLLGGFGFHPNVWLLKIVLPVGISFYTFHGLSYVIDIYKKRIPAERNFIDYAVFVSYFPLLVAGPIERATHLLPQIQKRRVFNYEQATDGMRQILWGFFKKMVIADNCAPLVNEIFAHYHTESASNLVLGAVLFAFQIYGDFSGYSDIALGVSKLFGVELLKNFAFPYFSRDIAEFWRRWHISLSSWFRDYLYIPLGGSKGGLMMKIRNTFIIFLVSGFWHGANWTFIIWGGLNAVYFLPLLVASKNRQNLEVVAMNRSLPSLKEFLQIFVTFLLTCFAWIFFRAASVSDAVSYIGKIFSQTIFSVPANLPYKVLALIGVMLLIEWINRARFHGLEIARFSPWLRRLLYLVIIYIILRYANFGNNEFIYFQF from the coding sequence ATGTTATTCAATTCCATTGGTTTTTTGATCTTTCTCCCCATCGTTTTTTTTCTATATTGGTTTGTATTTAATAAAAAATATCAACATCAGAATGTACTGATTCTTGTAGCAAGTTTTTATTTTTATGCCTGCTGGGATTGGCGGTTCCTGTTTTTACTATTATTCTCGATAGGGCTGGATTATTTTTCAGGCCTTCAGATCGAGAAAAGCAAAACAAAGAAAGAGGCTACGTTTTGGCTGGCGCTAAGTATTATTATCAACCTGGGCTTTTTAGGCTTTTTTAAATATTACAATTTTTTTATAGAAAGCTTTGCCGACTTATTGGGAGGTTTCGGATTCCATCCGAATGTCTGGCTTCTTAAAATTGTACTTCCTGTAGGGATTTCTTTTTATACATTTCATGGTCTTTCCTACGTCATTGATATTTACAAGAAAAGAATCCCGGCAGAGCGAAATTTTATCGATTATGCTGTTTTTGTAAGTTATTTCCCGCTTTTGGTAGCAGGACCTATAGAGAGAGCCACGCACTTATTGCCGCAAATTCAGAAGAGAAGAGTCTTTAACTATGAGCAGGCAACAGACGGCATGCGCCAGATTCTGTGGGGTTTTTTCAAGAAAATGGTTATTGCAGATAATTGTGCACCGCTAGTAAACGAGATTTTTGCCCATTATCACACAGAAAGTGCCAGTAACCTGGTTTTGGGAGCTGTATTATTTGCGTTCCAGATTTATGGTGATTTTTCCGGATATTCCGATATCGCTCTGGGAGTCTCGAAATTATTCGGTGTCGAACTATTGAAGAACTTTGCTTTTCCGTATTTCTCAAGAGATATTGCCGAGTTCTGGAGAAGATGGCATATTTCTCTGTCTTCCTGGTTCAGGGACTATCTTTATATTCCCCTGGGAGGCAGTAAAGGGGGACTGATGATGAAAATAAGAAATACTTTTATCATCTTCCTGGTATCAGGATTCTGGCATGGAGCCAACTGGACCTTTATTATATGGGGCGGGCTGAATGCCGTTTATTTTCTGCCGCTTTTGGTGGCCAGCAAAAACCGACAGAATCTTGAAGTAGTGGCAATGAACAGATCTCTGCCGTCATTGAAAGAGTTTTTACAGATATTCGTTACTTTTTTACTTACCTGCTTTGCCTGGATTTTTTTCAGGGCTGCATCTGTTTCAGACGCTGTTTCCTATATAGGGAAAATTTTCAGTCAGACGATTTTTTCGGTTCCGGCAAATCTTCCTTATAAAGTTTTGGCATTAATAGGAGTGATGCTGCTCATTGAATGGATTAACAGAGCACGGTTCCACGGATTGGAAATTGCAAGATTCAGTCCGTGGCTGCGAAGACTCCTCTATTTGGTCATTATATATATCATTCTCCGTTATGCTAATTTCGGGAATAACGAATTTATTTATTTTCAGTTTTAG
- a CDS encoding glycosyltransferase family 2 protein yields the protein MAKIYIIIVTYNAMKWAEKCFTSLRQSSVPVTAIVIDNGSADGTQKYIKTHFPEVDFIQSEENLGFGKANNIGIEKAYKEGADFFYLMNQDAWLYQDSMEKLLEIYDQYPDKKEIGILSPMHIDGTEKLLDIFLDKYIAINFETRLISDLYFQNLKPYYEIKFINAAHWLIPRDTIEVVGGFNPYFFHYGEDVEYVNRIIFHQKKTLLVPASKVVHDGKQQLTKVDTSKYPDLRVETNIMNPELPDSLYSEKKALKQSMLKNIVFGKIADYKKLSKKYKKITSEEKELHEMKNIVTRVGPAFLDI from the coding sequence ATGGCTAAAATTTATATTATCATTGTTACTTATAATGCCATGAAATGGGCAGAGAAATGCTTTACCAGTTTGAGGCAGTCGTCTGTTCCTGTAACAGCCATTGTTATTGACAACGGTTCTGCAGACGGCACCCAGAAATACATTAAAACTCATTTTCCGGAGGTTGATTTTATCCAGTCCGAAGAAAATCTCGGTTTCGGAAAAGCCAATAATATAGGGATCGAAAAAGCCTATAAAGAAGGTGCGGATTTCTTTTATTTAATGAACCAGGATGCCTGGCTCTATCAGGACAGTATGGAAAAATTGCTGGAAATCTATGATCAGTATCCGGATAAAAAAGAGATCGGTATTCTCAGCCCCATGCATATTGACGGTACAGAAAAGCTGCTGGATATTTTCCTTGATAAATATATCGCCATCAACTTTGAAACAAGATTAATTTCCGATCTCTATTTTCAGAATCTGAAACCGTATTACGAAATAAAATTCATCAATGCAGCACACTGGCTGATCCCCAGAGATACGATAGAGGTGGTAGGCGGTTTCAATCCTTATTTTTTTCACTATGGCGAAGATGTGGAATATGTGAACCGGATAATTTTCCATCAGAAAAAGACCCTTCTTGTCCCTGCCAGTAAAGTAGTACACGACGGAAAACAGCAGTTAACCAAAGTAGATACTTCGAAGTATCCGGATCTGAGGGTAGAAACCAATATCATGAATCCCGAGCTCCCGGATTCGCTATATTCGGAAAAAAAAGCGCTTAAACAGAGCATGCTTAAAAATATAGTTTTCGGAAAAATTGCCGATTATAAAAAACTATCCAAAAAGTATAAAAAGATCACATCGGAAGAGAAGGAACTTCATGAAATGAAAAATATCGTAACCCGGGTTGGGCCTGCTTTTCTGGATATATGA
- a CDS encoding class I SAM-dependent methyltransferase, translating to MKILKKIKTKLKLLSHSGFTYYCPFCGYRAKDWEVVGHDLPVLQEKKVVGGGRRAAGCYKCQSRDRERLLYAFIVEELRLPENKNLSLLHIAPEIKLSEILLNQNFKEYICGDLFTPGYYYADYVKNINVLDISYSDHYFDFVICNHVLEHIPDDKKAMRELFRVLKPGGKAILQVPISGNTWETHEDFTISDPKKREELFGQFDHVRIYGQDYSSRLEESGFKVNRINISDQYKKLGLNPYEDIFFCEK from the coding sequence ATGAAAATCCTGAAAAAAATTAAAACCAAGCTCAAGCTATTATCACATTCCGGCTTTACCTACTATTGTCCTTTTTGTGGCTACCGCGCAAAAGACTGGGAGGTTGTAGGCCATGATCTTCCTGTGCTTCAGGAAAAAAAAGTGGTCGGAGGCGGAAGAAGAGCTGCCGGATGCTATAAGTGCCAGTCTCGGGATAGAGAAAGACTTTTATATGCTTTTATCGTAGAAGAATTGAGGCTCCCTGAAAATAAAAATCTCAGCCTGCTGCATATTGCTCCCGAAATTAAATTATCCGAGATCTTGCTTAATCAGAACTTTAAAGAATATATCTGTGGAGACTTGTTTACACCAGGATATTATTATGCCGATTATGTAAAAAACATCAATGTGCTGGATATTTCTTATTCGGATCATTATTTTGACTTTGTGATCTGCAATCATGTTCTGGAACATATTCCGGATGACAAGAAAGCTATGAGAGAATTATTCCGGGTACTGAAGCCCGGAGGAAAAGCGATATTACAGGTTCCTATTTCCGGTAACACCTGGGAAACTCACGAAGACTTTACGATTTCAGATCCCAAGAAAAGAGAAGAGCTGTTCGGACAGTTTGATCATGTCAGAATATACGGGCAGGACTACAGTTCCAGACTGGAAGAGTCAGGATTTAAAGTGAACCGAATAAATATTTCAGATCAATATAAAAAATTAGGTCTGAATCCTTATGAAGATATTTTCTTTTGTGAAAAGTAG
- a CDS encoding glycosyltransferase yields the protein MKASVALCTYNGERYLNEQLDSILSQTVAVDEIIICDDGSNDKTVAILFGYREKYPGIFKVYQNETNLGFIKNFEKAIKLCSHEVIIISDQDDVWEKDKVKETLHFFTSNTQFDGVFHDLKLIDNETIHSSYLNWKKISHEEILKEISEKELFTALVNKGSFILGCALAIRKEALQSHHLENFPIAHDYFIVQKLSIKNKLGFIPKSLSSYRLHANQVYGLRYNSDKKHVEKLSKSKQYFKDYVHPYMNALKRAGELSPGEDLKKTELYSKFIARRNTYLNTMGFIRKKLYIAKCVRYQYLDLKPADIFTI from the coding sequence ATGAAAGCATCTGTAGCTTTATGCACTTATAATGGCGAGCGATATCTGAACGAACAGTTAGATTCCATTCTCAGCCAGACGGTAGCAGTAGATGAGATTATTATCTGTGATGATGGCTCAAACGATAAAACCGTAGCAATACTCTTTGGCTACCGGGAAAAATATCCCGGTATTTTCAAGGTTTATCAGAATGAAACCAATCTTGGATTCATTAAAAATTTTGAAAAAGCAATTAAGCTCTGTTCTCATGAAGTTATTATTATCAGTGATCAGGATGATGTCTGGGAAAAGGATAAAGTAAAGGAGACTTTACATTTTTTTACCTCTAATACACAATTCGATGGCGTATTTCATGACTTGAAATTAATTGATAATGAAACCATACATTCTTCGTATCTGAATTGGAAAAAGATTTCCCACGAGGAAATTTTAAAAGAAATATCGGAAAAGGAGCTTTTCACTGCTCTAGTCAATAAAGGAAGTTTCATCCTTGGATGTGCCTTAGCCATTAGAAAAGAAGCATTACAAAGTCATCATTTGGAAAATTTTCCCATTGCCCATGATTATTTTATTGTTCAGAAACTGAGCATTAAAAATAAACTTGGCTTTATTCCGAAATCTTTATCTTCGTACAGGCTTCATGCAAATCAGGTCTATGGATTAAGATATAATTCTGACAAAAAACATGTTGAAAAACTCTCCAAAAGTAAACAGTATTTTAAAGATTATGTACATCCTTATATGAATGCCTTAAAAAGAGCCGGAGAACTATCTCCCGGAGAAGATCTGAAGAAGACAGAATTGTATTCAAAATTTATTGCTCGAAGAAATACCTATCTCAATACAATGGGATTTATACGTAAAAAGCTTTATATTGCAAAATGTGTCCGGTACCAATATCTGGATCTAAAACCTGCCGATATATTTACAATCTAA
- a CDS encoding glycosyltransferase family 2 protein: MKISVIVPVYNAEKYVTQAVESALQFQEVYEIILVEDKSPDHALQICKSLSEKYDRVKLFQHPDQGNHGAGASRNLGLEKATGDYIAFLDADDYFLPNRFDAEKELFRNPEVEGVYGALGVHYYSQKAKEQYYSIFEDRLTTVYKRHDPKDVFPGQINLRGSFGLFSIDTLTVRRENMVQKLKPFFKTHLRLHQDTEFLFRLSYYLNLYPGILDKAVAMRGVHEDNRITQLNTRKINPASTKVLLWREISSWSEHEASIPEPIKTHIRRMHRSFEIALAPPLKKWGMITKYLLTDYPSIRSGIYNINFRKDLF, translated from the coding sequence ATGAAAATATCAGTTATTGTACCTGTATATAATGCAGAAAAATATGTAACGCAGGCTGTAGAATCGGCACTGCAGTTTCAGGAAGTATATGAGATTATTCTGGTTGAAGACAAATCTCCGGACCATGCACTGCAGATCTGTAAATCATTGTCGGAAAAATATGACCGGGTTAAACTATTTCAGCACCCCGACCAGGGAAATCATGGTGCCGGAGCAAGCCGGAATCTGGGACTGGAAAAGGCGACCGGAGATTATATTGCCTTTCTGGATGCCGATGATTATTTTCTTCCGAACCGTTTTGATGCGGAAAAAGAACTGTTCAGAAATCCGGAAGTGGAGGGAGTATATGGCGCTCTTGGGGTACACTACTATTCTCAAAAAGCAAAAGAGCAATATTACAGCATTTTTGAAGACCGTCTGACCACAGTGTATAAGAGACATGATCCCAAAGATGTTTTCCCGGGACAAATTAATTTAAGGGGCAGTTTCGGATTATTCAGTATTGATACTTTAACGGTGCGGCGGGAAAATATGGTCCAAAAACTAAAGCCTTTCTTCAAAACACATTTAAGGCTGCATCAGGACACCGAATTTCTGTTCCGCCTGTCTTATTATCTTAATCTTTATCCCGGAATTTTAGATAAAGCTGTGGCAATGAGAGGCGTTCATGAAGACAACAGGATCACCCAACTGAATACCCGTAAAATAAATCCTGCCTCAACCAAAGTACTGCTTTGGAGGGAGATCTCCAGCTGGTCTGAACATGAAGCTTCCATTCCCGAACCTATCAAAACCCATATCAGAAGGATGCACCGCAGTTTCGAAATCGCATTGGCTCCGCCTTTAAAGAAATGGGGAATGATTACAAAATATCTGTTGACAGACTATCCCAGTATCCGGTCCGGGATCTATAACATTAATTTCAGGAAGGATTTATTTTAA
- the asnB gene encoding asparagine synthase (glutamine-hydrolyzing), with product MCGIAGIIARNARNYQEEIQKMTDALAHRGPDSSHAEFYENAALGHRRLSIIDLSENGTQPMFSNTKNECIVLNGEIYGYLAIKDQYADYPYHGSSDTEVILAMYQRKKEKLIHDLPGMFAFAIWDNEKQELFCARDRFGEKPFFYAVGKNNEFIFASEIKSILASGLIEPQVNHDALSHYLQYGYVSTYQSIYHNIFTLPPAHQLIWKDGKFSVSRYYSIPAKDRTMSLSEAKEEFTYLLKNAVKKQLVADVEVGSFLSGGLDSSSVVALVAEFLPRQTTISFGYDHKESELKYAKEIADKYHTNHIEVHEKKQDLATALLKISPFFDEPFADISFIPHYEICRNARKDLTVVLSGDVGDELFGGYDFYRVENTLRNHFSYKNIIAKFGLKLYQNLKETSFVTKKNLAHPHILDFHQNFVRNSFNKEEQRSLGILSDYLQPYSFTPDPDSLNDIMRVDMEGYVPGNMMVKSDRMAMANSLEVRTPFLDVDFAEFCIQLPEQLKLNNEHDKIILRESMGSYWTETIRNRRKQGFGMSVKTWFDEENLIRLSDDLLRNRDQKIFNYIDFEAAQKFQKKDHKHWNLLQLALWAHNNQNVL from the coding sequence ATGTGCGGAATAGCAGGAATTATTGCCCGAAATGCCCGGAATTATCAGGAAGAAATTCAGAAAATGACAGATGCACTGGCACATCGCGGTCCGGATTCTTCACATGCGGAGTTTTATGAAAATGCGGCACTGGGGCACCGCAGACTTTCGATTATCGACTTATCGGAAAACGGCACACAGCCTATGTTTTCAAATACGAAAAACGAGTGTATTGTTCTGAACGGTGAAATTTACGGTTACCTGGCGATTAAAGACCAATATGCCGATTATCCCTACCACGGAAGTTCCGATACGGAGGTTATTCTTGCCATGTACCAGCGGAAAAAAGAAAAGCTGATCCACGATCTTCCCGGAATGTTTGCGTTTGCCATCTGGGATAATGAAAAACAGGAGCTTTTCTGTGCAAGAGACCGTTTCGGAGAAAAACCCTTTTTCTATGCAGTCGGAAAAAATAACGAATTTATCTTTGCTTCGGAAATAAAAAGTATCCTGGCTTCAGGATTAATTGAGCCACAAGTAAACCATGATGCCCTCTCCCACTATCTGCAGTACGGCTATGTAAGCACCTATCAAAGTATTTATCATAATATTTTTACGCTTCCCCCTGCCCATCAGCTTATCTGGAAAGACGGGAAATTTTCGGTTTCAAGATATTACAGCATTCCTGCAAAAGACCGGACCATGAGCTTATCCGAGGCAAAGGAAGAATTTACCTATTTACTGAAAAATGCCGTTAAGAAACAGCTGGTGGCAGATGTAGAAGTCGGCAGTTTCCTCAGCGGAGGTTTAGATTCCTCTTCCGTAGTTGCTTTGGTAGCCGAGTTTTTACCGCGGCAGACGACGATCAGCTTCGGATATGATCATAAAGAAAGTGAATTGAAATATGCCAAGGAAATTGCCGATAAATACCACACCAACCATATTGAAGTGCACGAAAAAAAGCAGGACCTTGCAACGGCACTTCTGAAGATTTCTCCATTTTTTGACGAGCCCTTTGCCGATATTTCGTTCATTCCCCATTATGAAATATGCAGAAATGCAAGAAAAGATCTTACGGTAGTGCTTTCCGGAGATGTGGGTGACGAGCTGTTTGGCGGTTATGATTTTTACAGGGTCGAAAATACGCTGAGAAACCATTTCAGCTATAAAAATATCATTGCCAAGTTTGGCTTAAAACTATATCAGAATCTGAAAGAAACGTCTTTTGTCACCAAGAAGAATCTGGCCCATCCGCATATCCTGGACTTCCATCAGAATTTTGTACGGAATTCATTTAATAAAGAAGAGCAGAGATCATTGGGAATTCTATCGGATTATCTTCAGCCCTATAGCTTTACTCCCGATCCGGATTCTCTGAATGACATTATGAGAGTGGATATGGAAGGATATGTACCGGGAAATATGATGGTAAAATCCGACCGGATGGCTATGGCCAATTCTCTCGAAGTACGAACTCCTTTCCTGGACGTGGATTTTGCTGAATTCTGCATTCAGCTTCCTGAGCAGCTGAAACTGAATAATGAACACGATAAAATCATTCTGCGGGAATCTATGGGTTCCTATTGGACGGAAACGATAAGAAACCGCCGCAAACAAGGATTCGGGATGAGTGTAAAAACATGGTTCGATGAAGAGAATCTCATCAGACTATCCGACGATCTGCTCAGAAACCGCGACCAGAAGATTTTTAACTATATCGATTTTGAGGCGGCTCAGAAATTCCAGAAGAAGGACCATAAGCACTGGAATCTGCTGCAACTTGCCCTTTGGGCTCATAACAACCAAAATGTTTTATAA